In Archangium violaceum, the following are encoded in one genomic region:
- a CDS encoding glycosyltransferase family 4 protein: MSRTESPLRLALLMDPLDEGWPSMDLAGEALHEQFHGPLAQAVYVTSMRPKLLPLARKLPVLRDRREALNVDRVLTRFLAYPARAALRSRGQDAWHVVDHTYAQLVHALPPGRVGVYCHDLDAFRSILEPWRERRPAWFKAMAWTTLKGLQRAAVVFHSTGAVREELLRHGVVPAERLVHAPLGVSEEYRPEPVPGDTSDEVLRPLGGRPYVLHVGSGIPRKRMDVLFEVFAALRRRHPELRLVQQGAALNEAQVAQVARLGIGEALLQPAKLDRATLAGLYRKAKAVLVTSESEGFGLPVIEALACGTPVVASDIPVLREVGGDVVSYAPVGNAAAWTEAVHRVLESPESDAARSQRIARGQGYSWTNHARIILDTYRQLAGH; encoded by the coding sequence ATGAGCCGCACCGAGAGCCCTCTGCGTCTGGCGTTGCTGATGGATCCGCTCGATGAAGGTTGGCCGAGCATGGACCTCGCGGGCGAGGCGCTGCACGAGCAGTTCCATGGTCCCCTGGCGCAAGCGGTGTACGTGACGTCGATGCGGCCGAAGCTGTTGCCCCTGGCGCGGAAGCTCCCGGTGCTGCGGGACAGGCGGGAAGCGCTCAACGTGGACCGGGTGCTCACGCGCTTCCTCGCGTACCCGGCCCGGGCGGCCCTGCGCTCGCGGGGACAGGATGCCTGGCACGTGGTGGACCACACGTACGCCCAGCTCGTGCACGCGCTCCCGCCCGGCCGCGTGGGCGTGTACTGCCATGACCTGGATGCCTTCCGCAGCATCCTCGAGCCGTGGAGGGAGCGGAGGCCCGCATGGTTCAAGGCGATGGCCTGGACCACGCTGAAGGGGCTGCAACGGGCCGCCGTGGTGTTCCACAGCACGGGCGCGGTGCGCGAGGAGCTGCTGCGTCACGGTGTGGTGCCCGCCGAGCGGCTGGTGCACGCACCGCTGGGAGTCTCGGAGGAGTACAGGCCCGAGCCGGTGCCGGGAGACACGAGCGACGAGGTGCTGCGCCCCCTGGGTGGCCGGCCCTACGTGCTGCACGTGGGCAGCGGGATTCCGCGCAAGCGCATGGACGTGCTCTTCGAGGTGTTCGCGGCGCTGCGCCGCCGGCATCCAGAGCTGCGACTGGTGCAGCAGGGCGCGGCGCTGAACGAGGCCCAGGTGGCCCAGGTGGCGCGGCTCGGCATCGGCGAGGCGCTGCTGCAGCCGGCGAAGCTCGACCGGGCGACGCTGGCGGGGTTGTACCGGAAGGCGAAGGCGGTGCTGGTGACGAGCGAGTCCGAGGGTTTCGGGCTGCCCGTCATCGAGGCCCTGGCCTGCGGCACGCCCGTGGTGGCGAGCGACATCCCGGTGCTGCGCGAGGTGGGCGGGGATGTCGTCAGCTACGCCCCGGTGGGAAACGCCGCGGCGTGGACGGAGGCGGTGCACCGCGTCCTGGAGTCACCGGAATCCGACGCGGCCCGGAGCCAGCGCATCGCACGCGGGCAAGGCTACTCGTGGACGAACCACGCGCGCATCATCCTGGACACGTACCGCCAGCTCGCCGGGCACTGA
- a CDS encoding glycosyltransferase family 4 protein: MRLLFLSPVGVVGGAERTLLDLMDCLRRASDAPWLGLIAGAEGPLTEQARALGVETLALPLPSELAALGDSQLRGAGADRFLRFGASLARATPAAAGHLLSLQRALRQLRPTLVHSNGLKTHLLAALCAPGAPVVWHIHDFLGERPLLRRVLRVAGTRAAAAIANSAAVAEDARRVLGPVPVHPVHNGVDTERFAPGPAEGGRLDTLAGLPPAPEGTVRLGLVATYARWKGQEVFLQAAARLRARLPAHAVRFYVVGSPVYRTPGSQYSEAELRATAHALGLEGHVGLIPFQAEPSAIYRALDGVVHASTRPEPFGMTIVEAMSCARAVVVSSAGGAAELVRPGHDALAFSPGDVEGLTEAMARLVREPELRARLGGEARRSVLVRFTRERYASQVRDVYTRVLGGRE, translated from the coding sequence GTGCGGTTGCTCTTCCTCAGTCCCGTGGGGGTGGTGGGCGGTGCGGAGCGGACGCTCCTGGACCTGATGGATTGTCTGCGCCGTGCTTCCGACGCCCCCTGGCTCGGGCTCATCGCCGGAGCGGAGGGACCGTTGACGGAGCAGGCGCGAGCGCTGGGCGTGGAGACGCTCGCCCTGCCCCTGCCTTCCGAGCTCGCCGCGCTCGGGGACTCGCAGCTCCGGGGGGCGGGAGCGGACCGCTTCCTGCGCTTCGGCGCCTCCCTGGCCCGGGCCACCCCGGCCGCGGCGGGCCACCTGCTCTCCCTGCAACGCGCGCTCCGGCAGCTCCGCCCCACCCTCGTCCACTCCAATGGCCTGAAGACGCACCTGCTCGCCGCGCTCTGCGCCCCCGGAGCCCCGGTGGTCTGGCACATCCATGACTTCCTCGGTGAGCGGCCCCTGCTGCGGCGGGTGCTGCGGGTGGCCGGAACGCGCGCGGCGGCGGCCATCGCCAACTCGGCGGCGGTGGCGGAGGACGCCCGGCGCGTGCTCGGCCCCGTCCCGGTGCACCCGGTGCACAACGGCGTGGACACGGAGCGCTTCGCGCCCGGCCCGGCTGAAGGGGGGAGGCTCGATACGCTCGCGGGCCTGCCCCCGGCGCCCGAGGGCACGGTGCGACTCGGGCTGGTGGCCACGTACGCGCGCTGGAAGGGCCAGGAGGTGTTCCTCCAGGCCGCGGCGCGGCTGCGGGCCCGGCTCCCCGCGCACGCGGTGCGCTTCTACGTGGTGGGCAGCCCCGTGTACCGCACGCCCGGCTCGCAGTACTCCGAGGCGGAGCTGCGCGCCACCGCGCACGCGCTGGGCCTGGAGGGCCACGTGGGCCTCATCCCCTTCCAGGCCGAGCCCTCCGCCATCTACCGGGCGCTCGACGGCGTGGTGCACGCCAGCACCCGGCCGGAGCCGTTCGGGATGACCATCGTCGAGGCCATGTCCTGCGCCCGGGCGGTGGTGGTGTCCTCGGCCGGAGGGGCCGCGGAGCTCGTCCGGCCCGGGCACGACGCGCTGGCCTTCTCGCCCGGGGACGTGGAGGGCCTCACGGAGGCGATGGCGCGGCTCGTCCGCGAGCCGGAGCTGCGCGCGCGGCTGGGCGGGGAGGCCCGCCGCTCGGTGCTCGTGCGCTTCACCCGCGAGCGCTACGCCTCACAGGTCAGGGACGTCTACACGCGGGTGCTGGGAGGGAGGGAATGA
- a CDS encoding glycosyltransferase family 4 protein, which translates to MSHGARILFVTRHRAVVGGVETHLRTLLPLLQSRGFSPGLLFEHDATPGQARIDEGLGIPVWSLAALGRQGVLDAVAVWRPARVYQHGVQDLDLEEALLERYPALLFLHAYYGTCISGMKRHAFPRPVPCQRVLGPGCLVHYLPRRCGGRSPLTAVREYHYQQRRLALARRYGTVLVGSRAMREEYLRHGLSESQVVRLTLFGDSLPDAEPPAPRPFSGQVLMVGRLTELKGGVELVRALPRARAALGRELELVVAGDGPELPRMRAEAESRRVLVRFTGWVDRAERERLMRQADLLAVPSVWPEPFGVVGAEAGGVGLPSVAFAVGGIPDWCEPGVSGELAPGEPPTPEGLADAIVRALADADHHARLREGAWRMSRHFSTDTHLDALCALLGAPAR; encoded by the coding sequence ATGAGCCACGGTGCGCGCATCCTCTTCGTCACGCGGCACCGCGCCGTGGTGGGAGGCGTCGAGACGCACCTGCGCACGCTGCTGCCGCTCCTCCAGTCCCGTGGCTTCTCCCCCGGGCTCCTCTTCGAGCACGACGCCACCCCGGGCCAGGCCCGCATCGACGAGGGGCTCGGCATTCCCGTGTGGAGCCTCGCCGCGCTCGGACGCCAGGGGGTGCTCGACGCCGTGGCGGTGTGGAGGCCCGCGCGCGTGTACCAGCACGGCGTGCAGGACCTGGACCTGGAGGAGGCGTTGCTGGAGCGCTACCCGGCGCTGCTCTTCCTCCACGCCTACTACGGCACCTGCATCAGCGGGATGAAGCGCCACGCCTTTCCGCGGCCCGTGCCGTGCCAGCGGGTGCTCGGTCCCGGGTGTCTCGTGCACTACCTCCCGCGCCGCTGCGGCGGACGCAGCCCCCTCACCGCGGTGCGCGAGTACCACTACCAGCAGCGCCGTCTGGCCCTGGCCCGGCGCTATGGCACCGTGCTGGTGGGCAGCCGGGCGATGCGCGAGGAGTACCTCCGGCACGGGCTCTCCGAGTCCCAGGTGGTGCGCCTGACGCTCTTCGGTGACAGCCTGCCGGACGCGGAGCCTCCCGCGCCCCGTCCCTTCTCCGGACAGGTGTTGATGGTGGGGCGGCTCACGGAGCTGAAGGGTGGGGTGGAGCTGGTGCGTGCCCTGCCCCGGGCCCGCGCGGCGCTGGGGCGTGAGCTGGAGCTGGTGGTGGCGGGAGACGGGCCGGAGCTTCCGCGCATGCGAGCGGAGGCGGAGTCCCGGCGCGTGCTGGTGCGCTTCACGGGATGGGTGGACCGGGCCGAGCGGGAGCGGTTGATGCGTCAGGCGGACCTGCTCGCGGTGCCCAGCGTCTGGCCCGAGCCGTTCGGGGTCGTGGGAGCGGAGGCGGGCGGGGTGGGTCTGCCCTCGGTGGCCTTCGCGGTGGGGGGCATTCCCGACTGGTGCGAGCCGGGCGTGTCCGGCGAGCTCGCCCCGGGAGAGCCGCCCACTCCCGAGGGACTCGCCGACGCCATCGTCCGGGCGCTCGCCGATGCGGACCACCATGCCCGGCTGCGTGAGGGCGCCTGGCGCATGTCCCGGCACTTCAGCACCGACACCCACCTGGACGCCCTGTGTGCGCTTCTCGGTGCGCCCGCGCGGTGA
- a CDS encoding lipopolysaccharide biosynthesis protein produces MSRTRRYLRGMGVGYAHQLLSMGVGLYLTRFLLERLGSEQYGLWIVGMQLLGWLLLLDVGVVALVPREIAISTGRADDPEATSRLVGFSARLALMQTVLVGVAALVLWLLLPSDWDALRPALGPTLLAFVLQYPLRLLPALLEGLQDLAWQSGAQMVAFLLGNATTVGLVLLGHGLVALAWGWIVQQGVVAVLAGWRLWRHHRHLLPRRLPVLAWSEVVHWLRRGAWISVDKLATLLVSGTDLLLVGKLLGPEATVAYACTGKAVSILIHQPRMLVNTALPGLSQMRTGESRERLLHVTTGLTQATLLVSGLLATGVVAANGAFVGWWVGADKHLGLAVTVLFALNMTLRHLANATALATFCFGDERRIALTTLVDGSLAFVLGAVGLKLFGFIGAPLGTLAGLVLVSLPGHLRALARHSGTSVGQLLRPLAPWGLRTGALMVLGAAAALFWSPDHFPGLVALSAAAALLYLVVVGPVAFRGPLEAYVRPRWNAVLARMPARWVARAGSKPSGSP; encoded by the coding sequence ATGAGTCGAACGCGCCGGTACCTCCGTGGAATGGGGGTGGGTTACGCCCACCAGCTGCTGTCCATGGGGGTGGGGCTCTACCTGACCCGCTTCCTGCTCGAGCGCCTGGGCTCGGAGCAGTATGGCCTCTGGATTGTCGGCATGCAGCTGCTGGGCTGGCTGCTGCTGCTGGATGTCGGCGTGGTGGCGCTCGTGCCCCGGGAGATCGCCATCTCCACCGGCCGCGCGGACGACCCGGAGGCCACCTCGCGGCTGGTGGGCTTCTCCGCGCGGCTGGCGCTGATGCAGACGGTGCTCGTCGGGGTGGCGGCGCTCGTCCTCTGGCTGCTGTTGCCCTCCGACTGGGACGCGCTGCGTCCGGCGCTGGGGCCCACGCTGCTGGCCTTCGTGCTGCAATACCCGTTGCGCCTGCTGCCGGCGCTGTTGGAGGGATTGCAGGACCTGGCCTGGCAGTCGGGCGCCCAGATGGTGGCCTTCCTCCTGGGCAATGCCACCACCGTGGGACTGGTGCTGCTGGGCCATGGCCTGGTGGCGCTCGCCTGGGGGTGGATCGTCCAGCAGGGAGTGGTGGCGGTGCTGGCCGGCTGGCGCCTGTGGCGGCACCACCGGCACCTGTTGCCGAGGCGGCTGCCGGTGCTCGCCTGGTCCGAGGTGGTCCACTGGCTGCGCCGGGGCGCGTGGATCAGCGTCGACAAGCTGGCCACCCTGCTGGTGAGTGGCACGGACCTGCTGCTGGTGGGCAAGCTGCTGGGGCCCGAAGCCACCGTCGCCTACGCGTGCACGGGCAAGGCGGTGAGCATCCTCATCCACCAGCCGCGCATGCTCGTGAACACGGCGCTGCCCGGCCTGAGCCAGATGCGCACCGGGGAGTCTCGCGAGCGCCTGCTGCATGTCACCACCGGCCTCACCCAGGCCACGCTGCTCGTCAGCGGACTGCTCGCCACGGGCGTGGTGGCCGCCAATGGTGCCTTCGTCGGCTGGTGGGTGGGCGCGGACAAACACCTGGGGCTCGCCGTCACGGTGCTGTTCGCCCTCAACATGACGCTGCGCCACCTGGCCAACGCCACCGCGCTGGCCACGTTCTGCTTCGGAGACGAGCGCCGCATCGCGCTCACCACGCTCGTGGATGGCTCGCTGGCCTTCGTGCTGGGCGCGGTGGGCCTGAAGCTCTTCGGCTTCATCGGCGCGCCGCTCGGCACGCTCGCGGGCCTGGTGCTGGTGAGCCTCCCCGGCCACCTGCGCGCGCTGGCGCGCCACTCGGGCACCTCGGTGGGACAGCTCCTGCGGCCGCTCGCGCCCTGGGGCCTGCGCACCGGGGCCCTGATGGTGCTCGGCGCCGCGGCGGCCCTCTTCTGGTCTCCCGACCACTTCCCGGGCCTGGTCGCGCTGTCCGCAGCCGCCGCGCTGCTGTACCTCGTCGTGGTGGGCCCCGTGGCCTTCCGCGGGCCGCTGGAGGCCTACGTACGGCCCCGGTGGAACGCGGTGCTCGCGCGCATGCCGGCGCGTTGGGTGGCCCGAGCGGGCTCGAAGCCCTCGGGAAGCCCATGA
- a CDS encoding glycosyltransferase family 4 protein, which yields MSGRREDAHGVSWHLLTGEYPPQPGGVSDHTWQVSEGLARAGCAVHVWAPGERQDTPPPEGITVHRLPEGFGPRGLLRLERELARLPGPKRLLVQYVPHAFGYRAMNVPFALWLARRWGDEVWTFFHEVSFPWGWDRPWRHNVLGAVTRVMAALVMARTDRLFVSTPWWKERLPQPPRRVPIEWLPVPSNLSTRPSPDRVESARASLRTSPDAVLLGHLGTYGEPLVTMLEEALPGLLRRDTRRLAVLTGRGSTRFAERLTGRYPELAGRVHALGGLPGDELAATLKACDVLLQPFPDGLSTRRSSAMAGLGLGVPLVSNAGSATEPLWHGSGALALAPEPTSASIRETAEALLSAPDTWPALGQRGADFYTENFSLTHTLEVLLDRAPARVVEDT from the coding sequence ATGAGCGGGCGGCGAGAGGACGCGCACGGCGTCTCCTGGCACCTGCTCACCGGCGAGTACCCGCCCCAACCCGGCGGGGTGAGCGACCACACGTGGCAGGTGTCCGAGGGGCTCGCGCGGGCGGGCTGCGCCGTCCACGTCTGGGCGCCGGGTGAGCGCCAGGACACCCCGCCTCCCGAGGGCATCACCGTGCACCGGCTCCCCGAGGGCTTCGGCCCGCGAGGCCTGCTGCGGCTGGAGCGCGAGCTGGCGAGGCTTCCCGGCCCGAAGCGGCTGCTGGTGCAGTACGTGCCCCATGCCTTTGGTTACCGGGCGATGAACGTCCCCTTCGCGCTGTGGCTCGCCAGGCGGTGGGGAGACGAGGTGTGGACGTTCTTCCACGAGGTCAGCTTCCCCTGGGGCTGGGACCGGCCCTGGCGCCACAACGTGCTGGGGGCCGTCACGCGGGTGATGGCGGCGCTCGTGATGGCCCGGACGGACCGGCTCTTCGTCTCCACGCCGTGGTGGAAGGAGCGCCTCCCTCAGCCACCGCGCCGGGTGCCCATCGAGTGGCTGCCCGTGCCGAGCAACCTCTCCACGCGACCGTCTCCGGACAGGGTGGAGAGCGCCCGGGCCTCGCTGCGGACGAGCCCGGACGCCGTGCTGCTCGGCCACCTGGGGACGTACGGTGAGCCCCTCGTGACGATGCTGGAGGAGGCACTGCCCGGGCTACTGCGGCGGGACACGCGCCGGCTGGCGGTGCTGACGGGCCGGGGCAGCACGCGCTTCGCCGAGCGACTCACCGGCCGCTACCCGGAGCTCGCCGGACGCGTGCACGCGCTGGGAGGGCTGCCCGGGGACGAGCTCGCCGCCACGCTGAAGGCCTGCGACGTGCTCCTGCAGCCCTTTCCCGATGGGCTGAGCACGCGCCGCAGCAGCGCCATGGCGGGGCTGGGGCTGGGCGTACCGCTGGTGTCCAACGCCGGCTCCGCCACCGAGCCCCTGTGGCACGGCTCGGGCGCGCTCGCGCTGGCCCCCGAACCGACGAGCGCCTCCATCAGGGAAACGGCCGAGGCCCTGCTGTCCGCGCCGGACACCTGGCCCGCCCTGGGCCAGCGGGGCGCCGATTTCTATACGGAGAATTTCTCACTCACGCATACGCTGGAGGTGCTGCTGGACCGAGCGCCCGCGCGCGTGGTGGAGGACACATGA
- a CDS encoding glycosyltransferase family 4 protein: protein MRIALVVHDYERGFGHSRYVVELAERFRQKHEVHVFADRIDRSGAEGITFHHVPAVRTTALVSVLSFYASATLQLGRGRGFDIIHGQGLIAAQANVLTAHICNRSWFQAQRALGYDYTPRQRIFENVLVPLEDRLYRKSGASVIAISRRLEEELRTLHGCRAPIHVVPHGVDVERFHPALRGQVRREVRAELGIAPEERCALFVGDLRKGAAVTVEALARVPELSLDVVTRSDTASLRARVERLGLGQRVRFHPPTATVERFYAAADLFVCPTPYDAFGMVVTEAMACGLPVIVSRAAGASELITHREEGLLLDDAGDIEGLAAGLRELAVDRDFAERVGRAARARAETLTWDEVAKRTLQVYEQVLERRA, encoded by the coding sequence ATGAGGATCGCCCTGGTGGTACACGACTACGAGCGCGGCTTCGGGCACAGCCGCTACGTCGTCGAGCTGGCCGAGCGCTTCCGCCAGAAGCACGAGGTGCATGTCTTCGCCGACCGCATCGACCGGAGCGGAGCCGAGGGCATCACCTTCCACCACGTGCCCGCGGTGCGCACCACCGCGCTGGTCAGCGTGCTGTCCTTCTATGCGTCCGCCACGCTTCAACTGGGGCGTGGCCGGGGCTTCGACATCATCCACGGCCAGGGGCTCATCGCCGCGCAGGCCAACGTCCTCACCGCGCACATCTGCAACCGCTCGTGGTTCCAGGCGCAGCGCGCGCTCGGTTACGACTACACCCCGCGCCAGCGCATCTTCGAGAACGTGCTGGTGCCGCTGGAGGACCGGCTCTACCGCAAGTCAGGTGCTTCCGTCATCGCCATCTCCCGCCGACTGGAGGAGGAGCTGCGTACCCTGCACGGGTGCCGGGCTCCCATCCACGTCGTTCCTCATGGCGTGGACGTGGAGCGCTTCCACCCCGCGCTGCGCGGTCAGGTGCGGCGCGAGGTGCGCGCGGAGCTCGGCATCGCGCCGGAGGAGCGGTGCGCGCTCTTCGTGGGAGACCTGCGCAAGGGGGCCGCCGTCACCGTGGAGGCGCTCGCCCGCGTCCCGGAGCTCTCGCTGGACGTGGTCACCCGGAGCGACACCGCTTCGCTGCGCGCCAGGGTGGAGCGGCTCGGGCTGGGCCAGCGGGTGCGCTTCCATCCTCCCACGGCCACCGTCGAGCGCTTCTATGCCGCGGCGGACCTCTTCGTCTGCCCCACGCCGTATGACGCCTTCGGCATGGTCGTCACCGAGGCCATGGCCTGCGGGTTGCCCGTCATCGTCTCGCGTGCCGCCGGGGCCTCCGAGCTCATCACCCACCGCGAGGAGGGCCTGCTGCTGGACGACGCCGGGGACATCGAGGGGCTCGCCGCGGGCCTGCGCGAGCTGGCCGTGGACAGGGACTTCGCGGAGCGCGTGGGCCGGGCGGCGCGGGCCCGTGCGGAGACGCTGACCTGGGACGAAGTGGCGAAGCGGACACTCCAGGTGTACGAGCAGGTGCTGGAGAGGCGTGCATGA
- a CDS encoding glycosyltransferase, protein MKVLQLGKYYAPYRGGMETHLSGLCEELGGRVELEVLVSNTAPRTVHEVVRGVSVTRCAELVKVASTSFNPTLSLELSRRRYDLLHMHFPHPMAVMGYLGSVRPRRHGLVITYHSDVVRQKRLLKLYGPFMRRALGRADAILVGSPNYVETSEALRPYRAKCHVVPFGIDVTRFTRTPEREAAAAAVRARYGGAPLLMGVGRLVYYKGFDHAIRALSRVEDAHLLLVGEGPLRAELEALARASGVAGRVHFLGNLGDEALLSLYYACDAFVLSSVTRAEAFALVQLEAMACGLPIINTALDSGVPFVSRHEESGLTVPPGDEAALAAAMKRMLTHPEQRRAWGEAGRARVLAEFTQARMGERVLDVYRRVLDAVGARR, encoded by the coding sequence ATGAAGGTCCTCCAACTCGGCAAGTACTACGCCCCCTACCGGGGCGGCATGGAGACGCACCTGTCGGGCCTGTGCGAGGAGCTCGGGGGGCGCGTGGAGCTGGAGGTACTCGTCTCCAACACGGCCCCGCGCACCGTGCACGAGGTGGTGCGCGGCGTGTCCGTCACCCGCTGCGCCGAGCTGGTCAAGGTGGCCTCCACCTCGTTCAACCCCACGCTGTCGCTGGAGCTGTCGCGGCGCCGGTATGACCTGCTGCACATGCACTTCCCGCACCCCATGGCGGTGATGGGGTACCTGGGGAGCGTGCGGCCGAGGCGGCACGGGCTCGTCATCACCTACCACAGCGATGTGGTCCGCCAGAAACGGCTGCTGAAGCTGTACGGGCCCTTCATGCGGCGGGCGCTGGGGCGCGCGGACGCCATCCTGGTGGGCTCGCCCAACTACGTGGAGACGTCCGAGGCGCTGCGCCCGTACCGGGCGAAGTGCCACGTGGTGCCCTTCGGCATCGACGTGACGCGCTTCACGCGCACGCCCGAGCGCGAGGCGGCGGCCGCGGCCGTGCGGGCCCGGTACGGTGGGGCGCCGCTGCTGATGGGGGTGGGGCGGCTCGTCTATTACAAGGGCTTCGACCACGCCATCCGCGCGCTGAGCCGGGTGGAGGACGCGCACCTGCTGCTGGTGGGCGAGGGCCCGCTGCGCGCGGAGCTGGAGGCGCTGGCCCGGGCGAGCGGCGTGGCCGGGCGCGTCCACTTCCTCGGGAACCTGGGGGACGAGGCGCTCCTGTCGCTGTACTACGCGTGCGACGCCTTCGTGTTGTCCTCCGTCACCCGCGCCGAGGCCTTCGCGCTGGTGCAACTGGAGGCCATGGCCTGCGGGCTGCCCATCATCAACACCGCGTTGGACTCGGGGGTGCCCTTCGTCAGCCGCCACGAGGAGAGCGGGCTCACCGTGCCACCGGGGGACGAGGCGGCGCTGGCCGCGGCCATGAAGCGGATGCTGACGCACCCGGAGCAGCGGCGGGCCTGGGGCGAGGCGGGCCGCGCACGGGTGCTGGCCGAGTTCACCCAGGCCCGCATGGGCGAGCGCGTGCTCGACGTCTACCGGCGGGTCCTGGACGCGGTGGGGGCGCGGCGATGA
- a CDS encoding glycosyltransferase family 4 protein has protein sequence MTTPTRRRLVFICESGTDVRLVTGLKQRFELTLLLRPAFGPRTINWKDEGPEPVRIVEGPAGRVAFAAYAGAWLLRHRAEFDAVLAQNAGVASLAANVARGVTRAPTYLLICSPNIAYFQCRYSRGEIGLPAYLAGRTLLEAARAANALLADRYLVLSDYLGREVSLGRTEKVRLVPLYGVDTSRFTPVTPEEKRRLRAKLGLPEEGFLVFFSSRVAPEKDTESLLDACALLRAQGRAFWMLNLSGGHKRLRELAMERGLGDRTLARDAVDPMRELPAYYQASDVCAQVSLEEGLGFSPLEALACEVPVVATAVGGLRETIVDGETGLTVPVRSPRRLAAALARVMDEPETFLALARNGRRMVQERFEASRCFDAFAGLVEQELASRR, from the coding sequence ATGACGACCCCCACCCGCCGACGGCTGGTGTTCATCTGCGAGAGTGGTACCGACGTGCGTCTGGTGACGGGGCTGAAGCAGCGCTTCGAGCTGACGCTGCTGCTGCGCCCCGCCTTCGGGCCTCGCACCATCAACTGGAAGGACGAGGGCCCCGAGCCCGTCCGCATCGTGGAGGGGCCGGCCGGGCGCGTCGCCTTCGCCGCGTACGCCGGGGCGTGGCTCCTGCGGCACCGCGCGGAGTTCGACGCCGTGCTGGCGCAGAACGCGGGAGTGGCCTCGCTGGCCGCCAACGTCGCGCGTGGTGTCACCCGCGCTCCCACGTACCTGCTCATCTGCAGCCCCAACATCGCCTACTTTCAGTGCCGCTACTCGCGCGGGGAGATTGGCCTGCCGGCCTACCTCGCCGGGCGCACGTTGTTGGAGGCGGCGCGTGCGGCCAACGCGTTGCTGGCGGATCGCTACCTCGTCCTCAGTGACTACCTGGGGCGCGAGGTGTCACTCGGTCGGACGGAGAAGGTGCGGCTGGTGCCGCTGTACGGGGTGGACACGTCGCGCTTCACGCCGGTGACGCCCGAGGAGAAGCGGCGGCTGCGCGCGAAGCTGGGCCTGCCCGAGGAGGGCTTCCTCGTCTTCTTCTCCAGCCGGGTAGCCCCGGAGAAGGACACCGAGTCCCTGCTGGATGCCTGTGCCCTGCTGCGAGCGCAGGGCCGTGCCTTCTGGATGCTCAACCTGAGTGGCGGGCACAAGCGGCTGCGGGAGCTGGCCATGGAGCGGGGCCTGGGAGACCGCACCCTCGCCCGTGACGCGGTGGACCCCATGCGCGAGCTGCCCGCGTACTACCAGGCCTCGGACGTGTGCGCGCAGGTGTCGCTGGAGGAGGGGCTCGGGTTCTCTCCCCTCGAGGCGCTGGCGTGCGAGGTGCCCGTGGTGGCCACGGCCGTCGGTGGACTGCGGGAGACGATCGTCGATGGCGAGACGGGCCTCACCGTTCCGGTGCGCTCGCCTCGGAGGCTCGCCGCGGCCCTCGCTCGGGTGATGGATGAGCCGGAGACGTTCCTCGCCCTGGCCCGGAACGGGCGGCGCATGGTCCAGGAGCGTTTCGAGGCTTCGCGCTGCTTCGATGCCTTCGCCGGGCTGGTCGAACAGGAACTGGCCTCCCGGCGCTGA